The Ziziphus jujuba cultivar Dongzao chromosome 3, ASM3175591v1 region CAttcttaaattcatatttttttaaaaataataacaataataattgaaaGTATAGAAATGAATTGACCAAATTCTCTAGGTTACGATTAATTGTgtcacataaaataaaaaaaaaataaaaaaaataaaaacagaattgtataaattaagaaaactaaTTTATAGCATAGGGTTCTtagattgatattttttttttttgcacagTAATTTCCTTCTTCTCATGTCAATCATAACCATCACCCTCCTATGGtacattgtttttcttttggacAAATCCTACTATGGTACATATGATCACTACAAATACATATAATCTGCAAACAAGTTCTCAGACATGCCAATCTGCCTTCGCACTAAAATTATAACCATTCCCCACGATAACTAAATGGGAATTCAATACTGAATTTGCTTTCGAAAAGTCCACAAAACCTCAGCTTCAGATTGAAAAGATTTTATGTATTCACCGTTGCTGACTCATTTTTCACTCTCCACACTGCTTCCACTTCATCAGTCCGGAACCGCTGAGTAAATGTTGATTCTTCCAGCGGGGTTGATGCACCATGAACAAAAGCAAGCAGACCAGTATAAGCAATCATAGCTCCATTGTCAACGCAATACCTATCATCAGTTGCAAACAGCTTTCCACCCCGCTCAGCGCACATTATTCTCATCATCTCTTGCAAACGTTCGTTGCAACCAACACCACCAACAATTAGAACATCTTTCTTGTCACAGTGTGCCATTGCTCGTTCCGTAATTTCCACAAGCATTGCAAACAACGTTTCCTGTAATATACAACAACATCATGGACAAAGTATATCAgatttttcattataatttctATTCCAACTCTTTAATACAAAGAACATTTCTAATTGACAACCCTATCTAAAAGAGTGCTTTAGCAATAAAACTTCCATCATCATTCAGATAGACAATCAATAAGATAACATACCTGTAAGGAGTAGCACAAGTCTGCTGGAGTGCATTCATTGTTTTTGAGCTTCTCCTCGGCAGTGGCTTCAATATAGCTTAATATTCCACTAAAAGAAACATCCATGCCTTTGACAACATAAGGGAGGTCTATAAATTGTTCTCCTTTCTTGGCAAgctagagaaaaagaaaacatataccACATTGAAGATAACAATTCCACCATTCAATTCAACAACTATACATGAATGAACACTTAAAGCTACAATAAAAAGGAGGGTAAATTGCACCAAAATGCCTTAAAACAGTTAGTTTGTTCTAAATAGCTCCCTAAATTTATAAAACTGACAGTATGGTTTAATATACAACATCATACAATATAAGCATTTGTCATTTACgtagtttttcttttctggaCAAAGTATTTACATAGTTTCAATCCGTTATTTGTAATATCTAAAACTATAGTTTAGCATCCTATATGAATATTTTccctaaaattattataaaaatactaaTTCCCTTTTATGAGAATCACTaatggaactttttttttttcatctagtGCCAGTAAATTCAGTTTAGGACATCAAAAGGTGACAACATCAAGTGATATCTCCAAAATATGGTAATCAAGAACACTGGTACAAAAGAAGTTCATTATGATCCAGCCTATATTAACAAGCAAAACAGAGCCTGGCCCCAGTTTGAATAGCCTGGTAAAAATTCAGCAGAAGCTTACTCATATGGTTTAGTTGAGGGTCTAAAACTTGCAAGGAGCTAGGATTGCCCTGTAAATTAACACATTGCTCTAAAGCACCCTCATCACATATGGGCACCAATGAATTTCCCCTCTAAACCAACTTGAGCACATTTCTGTAGCCTCCTCCTCAgtcataaaagataaaaatgtggAGTGTAAGATCGCTAAACATAATTACTATTTAGCACTTAGGACAAGGTAAAAGTCTCGTACCAGCCACCCTCCCACCCCCAACCCAACCAAAAGAATAGTAAAATGGGCCCAATAGTCTTAGGTAGAATAATCCACGTCCCAACTGATCATGTGATTCTAAAATTCAACGCCTCATCCTGTAAATGCTTTCCAAAGAAAGTCATTTCCCAAAGTGCTTCAccaataaaattgatataagaAAGGACAAGATACTAAAATTTGTAAGCTCTATTACCGATATTGCTTCACATTCACTCCAAATGTCCCTGAGCCTTAAAGAATTTTCAacctaaaatgaaataataaaatttttaaagaataatCCCAAAAACACTTAATGCTTAGTTCAATTGGTAAGCCTAGATATTCACCCCATGGTGCATCTGTCCATAGTTTGGGACCCTATTTGTGCATTGACATTCTTAGAGCTATCCTAGAATCCAAGGTGGACCAAAAGACATAAAAACCAATTTGtccttaataaaattatatagagATTGCAAAAACCAAACatataaggaaataaaaaaaataaaaaaaataaaaagacagaTCAACAAAAATCAACACTCTAGGGGTCACTTAAATTTCCAGTTATCTTGACTTCTTAACTATTCTTgtattaacataaaaaataaacaataaaaaaacaatctTTCAATACCAAAGTACGAttgaaaacaacaatattatactAAATCCATTTTCCTATTCTTGTTACGGTAAAACTTTTCCATCACAGAGTAcacaacatatatatttgacaaatcaaaGCTATTGATGCAACAACAACATATTTCCACGAAGCAACAGAACATAAAGCTaatagcaacaaaaataatcaaaaccaTCAAACCATGTCATTTATTTACAATGATATATGATGCTTTGGCAATTCACTACGAGCCCCCATAGAACATGTCTGATATAGCTAATCTAACGGACAGAACTAGTAAATCATGGTGAAAACTAGAATGGACAatcattatattaatataaaataatagcaGAACTAGTGGCTGTTCTGCAATCTaattacttctccattttctaaACTAAGCAAGGCAATTATGAAACACTACTTTTCTCGAATATGACTGATTTAAGCAATTTAAAATCCTATTAGAACTCTAACCAGAGAAACTTAATCAAAAACTATACATTTCATAAAAATGCACTTAGTTAAGTAGAAAATTCAAAAGTGGTTTGAAAAAACAATCAAGCAGAACATGATTCTCTATATCATTAGAAGTATGCTAGTTTAAAGAATGAAAGGCCTTAGACAATAAAACATAAAACCAAGACCTGGTAATCTTAATAGGTCTTACAAATGTGAATTTTCTCTGCATTATGATTCAAGGAATAAATCATCAGAAGGAAACCcgtataaaaaaatgataaataaatatatatatatatatatcaagaaaaataaagatggGCTATATGCATCACATAACTAAACCTTAAGTAACATTAAGAAACATTACAAACCAGTTTGTTCATACCTGCTCAATATTATATCCTGGGCTAGGATCATTAGAGAGAGTTAAAACCCTAGCAAACCGATCCAAACAATTCCCAACAGCAATATCAATGGTCTCTCCGAAGATTCTATACCGTCCTTCACTGTATGCAATTACTTGTGTATTCCCACCACTTACATATAACACAACAGGATCATCTGCGCCTGTCACAACCCTTCCCATCTCAATATGTGCAACACAGTGGTTAACTGCAACAATAGGTTTCTTCCACAGCTGGGAGAGAACCCTGACAACAATAGCTGCAACTTGCAGTGGCGCTCCCATGCCAGGACCCTTGGTATAACAGAGACAATCAATTTCTTGATGAGTTATTTGAGCAGTTTCCAAAGCAGATTTGATTAGTGGGAGTACGTGTTGGAGATGATGTTGAGCAGTTTCTCGTGGAAGGAAACCTTGGCCAGGAGGGGTAATATAGGTATGGCGTGGGTTAGACAGAATGGTGCCATCTAAGGTTACAACTCCAACACCAATCTTGTTGGCTGAACCCTCAAACCCCAAAGCTATCATTCTTTTCATTCTACAGATGATTTTAAAGCGGACCCTGTAATTCAACATCAAAACCCAAATCAAATTACCCAAGAAAGTTTCAGCCTTTGATCTTAAAAACATTCTTCTAAGTTTCTAATTAAATTGGGATTTAATAACTTCCAACAACAAAATGTAACTAGCAAACCTCtcatgtattatttttattactattatttttttctttttaaacctGAAACCATTAGCAATTGAAGCTATTGTACCAGCTATCCAAGATAAAGTAAATTTTGACAAGCTAAATTGAGATTAacgagcaaaaaaaaaaaaaaaaaaaaaaaaaaaaagtgctccTCCAGAACGTAGAGAAAAagctcaaaaaataaaagacaatgaAAACTGATAGCTCAAAATTCCCAAAACTTCATGATAATCAGAACTTAGAATTTCTAGACTTCATAGTGCTCACACTTTGAACAAATTTCACCACTTCACTTCTCATCACTTTAAACCTTAAACTTCATAAACAGATTACCAGAGTCCATAAATGAaaaatctatacatatatacataatgtCAGAGACTAGAAAGGCTTACAATGAGTTGAGTCACCGTGTAGAGGCTGAGAGGCTCGTGGCGTCGTGGTTCTGCCTTTTGTTCGGGAGGGTAAGGGACGAGGGAGGCTGCTGAGTGACTTCTAATAGGATTTGTGATTTTAATACATCACGTGTGGGTGGGAGCATGGCATAACTTAAAGCCCAACCAATCACATGCCTCCAATTtaacatttataataataaatattttcaaaatcacttTTATATGGATTTCCGATTTTCCACCCTCCCAGGcccttaataaaaattttaaggaatattttattttatatttaatttagatttattGAATATTACTGATTACAATTTAATCATTTAGAGGATGTCAATGATATTAATATAGAAGATGTCAACGAAACAATAAAAAAGGTAGATGATGAactttttaaatcttaaaagaaattgataatatttttaaaagtagaaaaattaaattttattttaacaatatatatatatatatattatttatattttcaaatttctaatGATTAGAGATGGAAATTAGAAAtatcaattgaaaattattttctttgatttacTTTGCGATGTGAGTAAATAACCCCTCAAGAATgaaaaagttacaaaaaataatgatttgaatCTGTTGGAAAACTATCCAACACTGAACGTCTCTGGCAGCATGTTATCTTCTAAATTAAAggaaatagagaaaataataataataaacaattacaaaaataaaataaaattagacgattatatttaattgttgataacaaataattaaaaagttcTAATGTTTTAATGATTAAAGAATTTTAATcaagtaagaaaaaaataaataagaataatacccaaaaaaaaataacaataataataattaaagccaATAAAATAAGGGATTTAAGGACCAACACAaaattaaatggataaaattatataataggTGTACTAAGGGCCAAcactaaataaaaactaaataataggcGGCCGGAAGACTTGCTCTATGTTGAAAATTAGAACTAAAAATGAGAGAAGTGTTCtaatatgatacgaacctaagttgGTTTGCTCCTAAaatcgtattatattagcctggatctcaattaagttcaggttttgatggtcaccttaacccccaatcaacttgtgattagaaaccttagtatatgatgaagacaccataataggtgatggatgtcctattaataagtcaaactaaaacatttgatttctaataaatgttttaaatattcaaagagAATacagagaattctttctcacaaattaatttctaaataatatctaaGCTGTCTTCTTactaaaaaataagtttttaaatatgctaaagtcacaaaacaataaacactAAACCTACTAAGTAAATTTGGTCATCTTTGAAAGAAGTTAGGaaagtggccgaattttctaacatttcctaaacaaaattggattaattaattcctttattttgaattaggaattaattaatttacaaccaaaataataaaattctttcctaaagtaatttgtccagcaaataaataaataaataacagaaaTAATGACTATTTCCTAAACCAAAAAGTtcaacaaattagaaaactagttgactagttttatgACTAAGCTGTTTTTAtttaatcaccagctagtttaggctccaaatcagctccaatatgtcATGTACGAtctcaaatatgattaatattgattcccatatattgcatttgattggaataagtcaaacttacttgattaacaaaaaaagtcaaagtcagtgcCAAATTGATGATTTTCAGCCAACATGAAGCTTCATGAGTAAATGTTGGATTTGAATGCTTTTTCTTATGTCTGGAGATGATTTCACAGTCCCTTGGAGTACTCAATCATATTCATAAACTGACAAATTCATTCattgctgcccagagtccatagaagcaccaaaacaacttgccgggtccatttctgtcttcataacttggatgcataagacgAGCTTCGGATCTACGTGTATTGTCATACCCTCTTGAGTTTGaatcacaccttgtatgaaTCTAATCAAGTTTTTcttgaatctcttagcttgtgcccttgtgattggccccatcttcatttgtacaaGATTAGCATCCTAGCGGGTAGTCGATTGTATGGGtacaggtggattctcatcattcccctcctcttgaaaaggatttgccctcaaatcaaagtcatcacctatagCAAATGGAGATAAGTCAGTAagattaaatgtagcactcacattatacttacctagtaagtcaagcttgtagatgttttcattaaccctctccaaaacttgaaaaggtccatcccctcgCAGCATAAGTTTTGATTTTCGTTGTTCCGggaacctctccttccttaggtgcaaccaaacccccTCTCCATATTGCTTCATCCTCCTTTCAatatttgcttttgtcttctcatgaatttgctttatcaaatcagctttttgttttccatctaaattaacacattcacttaaaggcaaagatgttaaatctaatggagtcaaagggttaaaactataaacaatttcaaatgggtatatttagtagctgaatgcataGCTCTGTTATAAGCAAATTCCACtggtggcaaacattcttcccatgttcttaaattcttactaattaatgctcttaataATGCGGagaaagttctatttactactttagtttgtccatcagtttgtgaatgacaaatagttgaaaataaaagtcgACTCCCTAACTTAGCcaacaaagttttccaaaagtaatttAAGAACTttgcatccctatccgaaacatttgtcctaggcattccatgtagtcttactattttctaaaagaataaattagccacattagatgcatcatcagttttattatatgcaataaaatgtgtcatcttagaaaacctatcaacaactacgaaaattgaatcttttccattcctagacctaggtaaaccaagaacaaaattcaTAGACAAATCAACCCAAGAATATGATGGGATCAACAAAGGTAGGTACAATCCATGCTGTTTCAATCTAAACTTGGAATTTTGGCATTTTAAGAATCTCTCACATATTCTTTCTACATCCCTCTTcatattaggccaataaaaatgttcttgcaataaggataaagttttaacaacaccaaaatgtcccatAAAACCCCCACGATGACATTCCCTAGCTAGTAATTCTCTAATGCTATAATTAGgtacacaaagttgattttccctaaacaattatccctcaaaaatgtaaaatttattataaccatgcttagtaaaatttttaaatatttcaccaaagtcactatcatgctcatatagttcttttaattgttcaagtccaagcaatctagcatctaaggtaaaaaacaatacataccttcgagataatgcatcagaaccacattttccttacctttcttgtaacggatgacataaggaaaagtttcaatgaattcaatccactttcTATGCCTTCGATTGAGCTTCCCTTGACTTTTAATGTGCTTCAAcaattcatgatccgtatgaatcataaattccTTCGACATCAAACAATTTTGTGatgtctccaaagctctcaccaaagtatacatctctttgtcataggttagATAGTTTAATACAGCTCCGTTTAACTTCTCACGAAAGTAgactatgggtcttccttcttgcatcaaaatAGCTCAAATACCTACAcctaaagcatcacattcaatttcaaaagttttagaaaaatttggcaaaactaataagggagcattagttaatttttctttcaacaaattaaaagacttctcttgttcttccccccatttgaatccaacattcttcttgataaCTTCAGTCAATGGTGCTACAAttgtgctaaaatccttgacaaatcttcaataGAAGCTAacaaaaccatgaaaactcTTTACCAAGGTAATAgatgtaggtttcggccactcttttATGGCAttcaccttggattggtcaactttaatccctacaacacttacaacaaatcctaggaaagcAAGTtcattttgacaaaaatcacactttttcatgttagcaaataacctttcctttctaagtTCTTTTACAACTTGCCTAAGAACATGTTCATCAAGATTTCGGCTATACactagaatatcatcaaaatatacaatcataaattttccaatgaatgaatgcataacatgattcattaatctcatgaaagtgctaggtgcattagttaaaccaaaaggcattactaactacttatataatccatatttatttttaaatacgattttccattcatccctctctttcatcctaatttgatgatatccactcctaatatcaattttagaaaacatgcatgcaccatataattcatcaagcatatcatctaatctaagAATAAAATGCCTATACTTaatgattatattattaatggcctTACAATCTCACACATGCACCATGGTCCATctttttaggcactaataaaacagggatagcacatggactcatgctttcacaaatatatcatttttcaagcaattcacttacttgGCTTTGCAGCTCCTTCGTCTTtttgggattgcttctatatgtaGGCCAATTAGAAATTGCagctccaagaataaaatcaatttaatattcaatccctcgaataggtggtaaaccactaggaatctccTCCAAAAAGACATAttcaaattcctgcaaaagagaataaatagaacttggcaatacaagCTCTTCAAGGTTAACTTGATGATTAAAATAagcatttttataaatcataaccagcataggtttcatatcatttttaatctcacctaaactaagataaaaattcttctttttcttctctttcctctttgtttttttttcactttcggATTTCTCTTTCTCCCTCATGCTCTcggttttttcaatttttttctccctGTTGGCTTTGTCTCTCTTGTTCCCCTCATTCTTaggtttagaatacttaccttgatTTGGATGTTTAATCTTGCCCTCTTGGATAGGTGGTGAAGTCGTGGGTGCCACGCTAGATTTCTTCTTGAGTtgttcggcctccctcctttgttgcatttggaattgatctctaaatacctcatttggagttaatggctcaaaCTTAATCTTCTTACCTTTGAAGCAAAATACAATGGCATTATCCCGACCATAATGTATGgtgtctttatcaaattgccaaataacataaaacaaaataacacaaataaaatagatcaaacttgaacaaaattggctctaataccaaatgatataaacctaggttgacttgctctcaaacccatattatattagctcgaatctcaattaagttcaggcTTTAATTGTCACCTTAAttcctaatcaacttatgattagaaaccttggtatatgataaaaataccataatatgtgatggatgtcctattaataattcaaactaaaatacttaatttctaataagtgttttaggtgttcaaagaaaacacagagaattctttctcacaaattaatttctaaataatatctaagctaccttctcattgaaaaataagcctttaaataggctaaaatcacaaaacaataaaccctaaacctagTAGGTAAATTTGGCCATCATTGAAAGAAATTAGGaaagtggccgaattttctaacatttcctaaactaaattagattaattaattcatttgttttgaattaggaattaattaatttacaaccaaaataataaaattatttcctaaagtaatttgtccagcaaataattaaataaaaaccataaataaagaatatttcctaaaacaaaaagtcaaggttcaaattaggaaactagttgactagttttacaaCTAACCTGTCGTTGTCCATTCAttagctagtttaggctccaaatcagctccaatatgccacgTAGGATTTCAagtaggattaatattgattctcatACGTtgctttgattggaataagttaaacttgcttgatcaacgAAAGAAGTTAAAGCCAGTGCCAAATTGATGATTTTCGGCCACCATGAAGCTTCATGCTCAAATGTTGGATTTGAATGCTTTTACTTTTATCTTGGGATAATTTCATGGTCCGTTGGAGTGCTCACTCACATTCATAAACCAACAAATTCATTCTttactgcccggagtccatagaagcaccaaaacagcttgtcgGGTCCATTttcgccttcataacttggatgcataac contains the following coding sequences:
- the LOC107422096 gene encoding uncharacterized protein LOC107422096; translated protein: MKRMIALGFEGSANKIGVGVVTLDGTILSNPRHTYITPPGQGFLPRETAQHHLQHVLPLIKSALETAQITHQEIDCLCYTKGPGMGAPLQVAAIVVRVLSQLWKKPIVAVNHCVAHIEMGRVVTGADDPVVLYVSGGNTQVIAYSEGRYRIFGETIDIAVGNCLDRFARVLTLSNDPSPGYNIEQLAKKGEQFIDLPYVVKGMDVSFSGILSYIEATAEEKLKNNECTPADLCYSLQETLFAMLVEITERAMAHCDKKDVLIVGGVGCNERLQEMMRIMCAERGGKLFATDDRYCVDNGAMIAYTGLLAFVHGASTPLEESTFTQRFRTDEVEAVWRVKNESATVNT